In Fodinicurvata sediminis DSM 21159, the genomic window TTGCATCCTGGTGCAGCATAACCACACGACAGGGTTGCAGGGAAGGCCAGGTTCTAAGCAGCTTTTTCGTTGCGCCTGAACGGCAATGCTGGAACTTTTGACGAACCCGCAAAACTGCAAGGAGCCGTCACATGAGCGAGAGCTTCGAACTGCATCCGGACCTGGCACGCGACGGCATCAAGGTGATGGACCTGAGGCTTTCACGCCTGCTGCTGATGAACGATGCGGCCTGGCCCTGGCTGGTGTTGGTCCCACAGCGACCGAACAAGAAGGACTTCCACGACCTGGACCCCATGGACCAGTACCGCGTGTGCGATGAGATCACGATCTGCTCCCAGGCGCTGAGCCGTCTGTTCAATCCGGACAAGGTGAACGTGGCCGCCCTGGGAAATATGACGCCGCAGCTGCACATCCATGTAATAGCCCGCTTCAGTGACGATCCCGCTTGGCCGGGTCCGGTCTGGGGCAAACAGGCGATGCAGCCCTATCCGGCTCACCAGTTGGAGGAACGCGTGAAAGCTCTGCATCAGGAACTGAAGCATCCGCTGTGA contains:
- a CDS encoding HIT domain-containing protein, producing MSESFELHPDLARDGIKVMDLRLSRLLLMNDAAWPWLVLVPQRPNKKDFHDLDPMDQYRVCDEITICSQALSRLFNPDKVNVAALGNMTPQLHIHVIARFSDDPAWPGPVWGKQAMQPYPAHQLEERVKALHQELKHPL